The Armatimonadota bacterium genomic sequence GCGTCGCCGTCCACAGACGCAGCTGGGGAGGAAACAGAAACTTCTTCCACGAATGGGGGCCGACCGCGTATCCGAACAGGGCGCCGTCGTTACGGTGCCGCAGGCGGTAGGTTCCACCGTCCTGCTCGTCGGTCCATCCGGCGGGCAGATCCGCGACCGACTCGACCCGATCGTACACGATGGCCCCGTCCCGCAGGACGGGGCCTACGATCGTGTAACCGCGGCGGCCGAACGCTTCGAAGAGGTCCTGGAGGTGGGCGACCTCCACAACGAACGAAACACCCACTTCGGCTGCCGGCATCGGTACCTCGCGGCACCTTCTCGCTCCTGGTGGGCAGTCTTCTTGCGCGCAGACTGCAAATCCTCTACGCGCGTAGCCCTATGCGGCCCGCCGGCGGCGGCTCTCGATCAGGTCCACCAGATCCAGCAGCCACCGGTTGGCCTCCAGAGCCTCTTTGTGCAGCCGGCGGTCGTGTGCGAGATCGTCGTGGATCCTCTCGATGACCGCGTGGTGCTGACTGGCCTCCGCATGCAGGCGAGCCCGCCGTTCCCGATCGCGCGCCCGCTCCCGCTCGAGCGCATCGCGGTGCTCGTGCGGCGCACGCCGATTCGTCTCCAGCGTTTCGGCTGCCGACCTTCTGGCCTTACGCAACGAGTTTCGGTGTTCGGGCTCGAGGGGCATGCTCATCGCCTCCTTCCGCGCGTTCGTCGGCCGGGCCGCGTCGATCGGCCCGATCCCAACGCCGGCATCCGCCGAGCACCCCGGCCTCCATACCGCACAAATCGCTGCAGGTGCCCCAGCAGGACCTCGTCGCCCAGCTCGAGCAGCGCACTGTGGATCTGTTCCGGGCGCAGGGCGTGACGGTCGCTGTTGTGCACGAGGTGGTACCAGACGACCTGCGCGTGCACGCTCAGCGCCCGGTAACGCGGGTCCTGCCACAACCGCGGATCGATCTGCGGGCAGCCCGCCGGCGTCCGGTCCGATCTGGCCATCCCCTCTCCCTCCGGCACCGGTAGCCTGCGGTCCGTCAGCTGGCCTTCGCCAGTTCGTCCACCAGGCCGAGGTACGCCCGCACGATGTCGCTCGCACTGACGATCCCAACGACGCGCCTGCCGCGCGTGATCGGGACGCGGCGCACCATCTCGTCGATCATCGTCTGCGCGAGCTCCGGCAGCGGCGTGTCTTCCATCGCGGAGATCGGGTCGGGCGTCATGATCTCGCGCACCGTTCCGCCGGGCTTGCCGACCAGGTCCACGAGGCTCACCATCCCGATCAGCCCGCCGTCCTCGCCGACTACCGGCGCTCCGTGGATGCGGTAGCGAACCAATACGTCCGCCGCCTCGCCGACCGTCATGTCGGGTGTCAGCGTGATGACTTCCTGGGTCATGACGTCGCGCGCTTCCATCCGCAGCCTCCTTCTGCCTGCTGCGCCCTACGCGGCCAACAGGCGGGACATCACCTTCAATCCGGCCTCCATCCATTTCCAGGCAAGGCCCGCGTGGAACGGCTCACCCGCGCCGAACCGCCACGGCAGGTACACACCCAGCAGCTTCTTGCCCAGCCGCCAGACCCGAGAAGAGCCCACGCGGTACAGATGCGGCGCCTCGCTGCGCACCTCGATCGGTCTTTCGGGCACGCCGGTCACCTGCAGGGGGACCTGGGCGAACGTCGCCTTGTCGAACTGCTCCATCACGCACATGCTCACCGGGTCGAACCGCACCGCCGGCTGCGTACCCAGGATCTCGGCTGCGACGTGCTCGGCGGCCGCATCCGCCTGCAGGAACGCCAGAAACGCCTGCTTGACGGGGAAGTCGCCGGTGTCGCCCACCGCGTAGATCCGTGGCGTGCCGACGACCTGCCGACTCGCCAGCTCGGTCCGGACGAAGCCGCGCTCGTCGGACGGCAGGTTCGCAAACGGCGTCGACGCGACGTATGGTGGGAAGGAGATCAGCACGTCGAACGGAAGGCGCTGGCCGTCCACCGCGAACGCTTCCCCGTGGCGGACGCGTTCCACCACGAAGCCGGTGTGTCCGTCGATCTTCCGCCTGCGGAACTCCCCGCTGACGACCTCGTGCAGCCTGGGGCCGAACGCCTGGATGTAGGTCTGCTCGTAGGTCGCCCAGGTGATCTGGACACCGTCCCTCGCCCCCACGCGGCGCAACCACGTATCGAGCATGAAGACCATCTCGTACAGAGGCCCCGAGCACTTGTTGTTCGGCGGCACCAAGAACAGCACGCGCTGGCGCTTGGCCGGGCCGCGCGCCAGGAACTCGAAGGTCGACCGCAGCCGCAGCATGTCCTCCGGCGTCCAGATCGTCTCCGCGTGCTCCGCCAGCCCCGGGATCTCCTCGGGTCGCATCCCTGCACCGGTGGCGAGGACCAGAAAGTCGTAGGAGATCACCGTCCCGTCGGTGTAGACGTGGCGCGTGATCGGGTCGACGTCGCGCACCCTCGCCTGGACGAACTCGATCCCCTTGCGGCGCGCAGGTACGGCCAGGGGGATCTTCAGGCTGTCGGGGTCGAGTCCGAACGGGATGTAGATCGTGTTCGGCTTGAACAGGAAATGGTCTTGATCGGACAGCAACGTGATCTGCGCCCGGTCACGCAGGCGCATCCTTAGGTAGAACGCCGCCTCCAGGCCGCCGAATCCACCTCCGATCACCGCGATCTTGGGCCCGCCGTCCCTCATGACACACCTCCGGGCGCGTCCCCCTCCAAGGGTAGGCGCGGGATGCGGGACGGGGCATCGGGCCGACACCCGATTTTGGTTGCCTACATCAGGCGGCAAGCAGACCGACGCCGGTGCCCAGCGAGTACAGCAGGAACGAGAGGAGGGTCTGCGCCTGGGCGGGGACGATCCGGGGGGTGTGCGTCGGAGCGGCCAGCAGCCGGCGTGCCGCCGTCGCCGCGGGCACCACGCCGAGCAGTCCGGCCAGGACGGTGGGTGGAGCGCCGGTCGCCGGGAGCGACGCCGCGATCGCGAAGGCGGCTGCGAGGATCGCAGCGAACACGTGCGCCGCGCGCTCGCGTCCGAGCCGTACGACCAGCGTCCGCTTGCCCGCTGCCAGGTCGGCGTCAAAGTCGGGGAACTCGTTGATCCACAGGAAGGCCGCGATCAGCAAACCGAGAGGAACGGACAGCAATGCGACGTGCAAGTCGAGTGCCTGCCGCTGTACCAGGTACGTCCCCGAGGCGATCAGCGGGCCGTAGGCCAATCCGACGGCGATCTCTCCCAGACCCCGGTAGGAAAGCCGAAGCGGCGCACCATGGTAGAAGTAGGCGAGGCCCACCCCGACGAGGCCGATCCACAGGACGCGTGGCTCCCTGGCGACGGCGACCCACAGGCCGGCGCCGGCCCCGAGCAGGTAGCTCGCCGCAGCGATCGCCGCAGTCTGTCGGCGGGTCAGCAGGCCGTCGACGAGCACCCGCTTGCCTCCTGAGAACGGGCTGCGGTCTCGGACGCCCACTCGGAGGTCGGCGCCCGAGTCGAAGTCCACGATCTCCCCCGATGCGTTCTTGGCCACCTCGATCGCGAAGACACCCCCGACCGTGAGCGAAAGCCATCCCCAATCGATGGGGCCGACGCGTGCGGCCGCCGCCGCACCGAGCAAGATCGAAGCCATCGAGGCCAAAGAAATCTTGGGATCCGCCAGCCGCCACAACCCCATCCACCACAGTCGGCGCATCTCGAACCTCCAGCCGGCCACGTCACCTGCGGGCCGGCAATGCCGATCCCCTCCGGCCGCGGTCTGGGCACCCCATACGGTACGGCCCGGGCGCGTCGCGCACGATCAGGCGCAGACCCGATACGCTTTCACTCCAACCCGGGCTACGCTGTGAGTGGAGGTGAGCGCGATGCGAAGCTTGGCGGATCGGCGCGTCTCGCACATGTGTCCGCGCTGTGGCCAGGTGTTCGTGCCCGCCAGAGGGAACGGTTGTCCTCGGTGCGGCTTCGGATTGACCGACGCGCTCCGATGCGAGGATCGCACCCGCCAGGTGCGGCGCGTCCGAGATGGCGCGGGGCGGCGCGCGCGGCCCCCCGGTTCGCCGTCGGCTGACGGAGGGGGGAGGTGGTGAGCCCGGAGTCGGCGCGAATCGCCGAGCGTGTCGCCCGCGCCTACACGCGCGCACACGGGTTGGCGGCCGTGCTGGAGGGCGCGACGGCCACGGAGGCCGGATGGCGCCCCGTGTCCGGGCAACCGACGATCGCAGAGATCGTCGGCGAGGTCGTCGATCGCTGCGCGTGGCTGACGCGCGCGCTGGCCCCGCCGGCTCATCTCGCCGGTCCACCCTTACCGACGGGGCCGTTGACCGCGCAGGCATGGGAGGAGTTGAGGACCGAACTCGCGCGCGCATTCGCCGCCTGCGCCGAAGCCGTGCGCGGTACCGACGTCTCCCGGTGGGACGAACCCGTCCCCGGACGCCCAGACCGGACATGGCGAGAGCTGGTGGACGATCTCGTGGTCGACGCCGCGCACGGTGCCGGTCAGATCACCGTGCTGCGCCGCTGGTACGCGACCCAGGACCTCGCGGTCTGAAGGCCGCGCGGCGGTTCACACGGAGCGGGCAGTCGATCCTCTCCACCGATCCGGCGCCCTGAACCCTAGACGTCACGCGCGGTCTCGCCCAGCGCTGCCTGCGCCGCGGCCAGACGCGCGATCGGCACCCGGTACGGCGAGCAGGAGACGTAGTCCAGACCGACCTCGTGGCAGAACCGGACGCTGATCGGCTCGCCCCCGTGCTCACCGCAGATCCCGACCTTGAGGTCCGCGCGTGCGGCGCGGCCGCGCTCGGTCCCCACACGTACCAGTTCGCCGACGCCATCGCGGTCCAGCACTTGGAAGGGGTCCTCGGGCAGGATCTTCTGATCCAGGTAGCGCGGCAGGAACCGTCCCGCGTCGTCGCGGCTCATGCCGAACACGAACTGCGTCAGGTCGTTGGTGCCGAAACTGAAGAACTCGGCAGCCTCCGCGATCTGCCCGGCCAGCACTGCGGCCCGCGGCACCTCGATCATCGTGCCGACGCGGTACCGGATCTGCTGGCCGGTCTTCTGCTGCACCTCCGCGGCCACCCGTCGGACGATGTCTGCCTGCAGCTGCAGCTCCTTGGGGTCGGACACCAGCGGGATCATCACCTCCGGCTCGACGCGGATGCCTTCCGCCTGGCAGGCGGCCGCCGCCTGGAAGATCGCACGCGCCTGCATCTCCGTGATCTCCGGATACAGGATGCCCAGCCGGCATCCGCGCAGACCCATCATCGGATTGAACTCGCGCAGCGCGCTGACCTTGTGCCGGAACACCTCCGGGGAGACCCCGATCCGCTTGGCCGTCTCCTCGATCGCTTCCTCGTCGGGAGGCAGAAACTCGTGCAGCGGCGGATCGAGCGTGCGGATCGTCACGGGGAAGCCGTCCATGACCCGGAAGATCTCGCTGAAGTCCTGACGCTGTAGGGGCTCGATCTTCGCCAGGGCGGTGCGCCGCTCTTCGGCCGTGGCGGCGACGATCATCTCCCGCATCGCGTAGATTCGATCGCCCTCGAAGAACATGTGCTCGGTACGGCACAGCCCGATGCCCTCCGCCCCGAACGCGCGCGCCACCCGCGCATCGCTCGGCGTGTCGGCGTTGGCCCGTACTCCCATCTTCCGGTAGGCGTCGGCCCAGCTCATGAACGTGGCGAACTCGCCCGCCAGCGCCGGTTCGCGCGTCGGCAGGACGCCGACGAAGACCTCGCCGGCGGTACCGTCCACGGTGACCCACTCACCGACCCGCACGGTGCGCCCGTCCACGCCCATCGTCCCGGCCTCCGCCTCGATGACCAGCGCTCCGGCACCGACGACGCACGGCTTGCCCATCCCGCGTGCGACGACCGCAGCGTGCGAGGTCATGCCGCCGCGCGCGGTCAGGATCGCCCGCGCTGCCACCATGCCGTGGAAGTCTTCGGGCGACGTCTCCATGCGCGCGAGGATCACCGGCTCACCCTCGGCGGACTGGCGCTGTGCCTCGTCCGGGTCGAAGACCAGGCGCCCGCTGGCCGCCCCCGGCGACGCCGGCAGACCGCTGGTGAGGTACCGCCCTTCCTCGCGCGCCCGGCGCTTGGCCTCGTCGTCCACCGTGGGGTGAAGAAGCTGGATCAGCAGGCTCGGGTCCACCCTCCGCACGGCCGTCTGAGTGTCGATCAAGCCTTCTCCGACCATGTCCACGGCGATCCGTACCGCAGCCGCGCCGGTCCGCTTGGCGGCGCGGGTCTGCAGCAGCCAAAGCCGCCCGCGCTCCACTGTGAATTCCACGTCCTGGACGTCCCGGTAGTGAAGCTCCAGCTGCTTTGCCACGGACGCCAACTCCGCGTAGACGTCCGGCATCTGCTGCGCGAGTTCGGACAGCGGTCTGGGTGTGCGGGTTCCGGCCACCACGTCCTCGCCCTGGGCTTCCGTGAGGTACTCCCCGTACAGTTCCGGTTGGCCCGTGGCCGGGTTGCGGGTGAACGCCACACCGGTCGCCGAGTCCGGGCCGAGGTTGCCGAACACCATCGCCTGGACGTTGACGGCCGTCCCGAGCGTGTCGGGGATCCGATGCACGCGCCGGTAGTCCACCGCGCGCCGCCCCATCCAGGAGTCGAACACCGCGGCGATCGCCATCTGCAACTGCTCCCAGGGATCGTCGGGGAACGGGCGGTCGCTGTGACCCCGGATCATCGCCTTGAAGCGGCCGCAGATCTCGCGCAACTCGTCGGCGCCGAGATCGGTGTCCTGCCGTCCCGGCCCACCCCGCTGCTTGGTCTCCTCGAGGACCTGCTCGAACGGCTCGGCAGGAAGGCGAAGGACAATCTTGCCGAACAGCTGCAGCAACCGGCGATACGCGTCGTAGGCGAACCGGGCGTTGCCGGTGGTGCGCGCGAGACCTTCTGTGATTCGGTCGTTGAGGCCCAGGTTCAGCACGGTGTCCATCATCCCGGGCATCGAGAACTTGGCGCCGGACCGCACCGACAGTAGCAGCGGGTTACCGGGATCGCCGAACCGCTTGCCGATGCGGTCCTCCAGGTCGCGCAACGCCTCGGCCACCTGCTCCCACAAGCCCTCCGGGAACCGCCTGCCCGCCTCGTAGTAGGCGTTGCACGCCTCGGTCGTGATCACGAATCCCGGCGGGACCGGCAGGCCGATGCGCGTCATCTCCGCGATGCCCGCGCCCTTCCCGCCCAGCAGGTCGCGCATGGCGGCGTTCCCCTCGGAGAACGCGTACACCCACTTCCGGTTCATTGGTCTCCTCCTGCGTCGAACCCAGAGTATGCCCGCGCGTATCGGTGTGCCATCCGGTGCTGCGAGCAGCCCGGGATCGGTTGCGCACCCGATGCCTGCCCGGGGGTGGCCGCTGTAAGCTCGACCCGAAGGCCGCCCCGCGCGCCCCGTTTACAGCAGAGTGTAGCGCCGGCGGCGGGCCGGTCGGAATCCACGACAGAGAATCGGAGGTCCCCGTGGAGTCTCCAAGCGTCCAAGGCCCGCACCGCGTCGAGCGCATCCTGGCTCCGACGGACTTCTCGGCTTCCGCCGCCCGCGCGGCCCGGTGGGCGTCGGTCATCGCCGGACGGCTGGGGGCCGAACTCGTCCTCCTCCACGTCGTGGAAGCCAACCCCTCTGCGCTCATGGGTCCTCCCAGCGCGGTCGTCGACGTCTACGACCTGCTGCGCCGCGACGTCACGGACGCGGCGCACAAGGCGATGGCGGATTTCGCGGCGCCGTTTGCCGGCGCCCGCACGGAGATCCGCGAGGGGTCTGCGAGATTCGAGATCGTCCAAGCGGCGGCAGCCCTGGACGCCGACCTCATCGTGATGGGGACCCATGGCCGCACCGGCCTGCCGCGGATCTGGTTCGGCAGCGTCGCCGAGCACGTGGTCCGCCACAGCCCCATACCGGTGATGACCGTGCGTCACCGGGAAGGCGACGACCGCGGTCCGTCGATCGACCATGTGCTCGCGCCCGTGGACTTCTCCGACGCCTCGCGCGCCGCGCTTTCGTGGGCCCACCTGTTGGCCGGGGCGTTCGGTGCCCGCCTCACGTTGCTGCACGTGCTGGAGATCACCCGCGAGGCGCTGTTCGATCTCCCGTGGGAGGTCGGATCGGCGGCGACAGGAGAGCTGATCCAAGCCTACCTGGAGCGGAGGGCACGCCTTGAACTGGATGCGCTGGCGACCGAATTCCCGGGGTGTGAGACGGTTCTGCGGGCCGACCTGTCTTGCGGCCTGGCGCGGGAGGAAATCCTGCGCGCCGGCGCCGAGCTGGGCGCCAGCGTGATCGTCATGGGAACCCACGGGCGCACCGGCCTGTTGCGCATCGCGTTCGGCAGCGTGGCCGAACACGTCGTTCGGCACAGCCCCATCCCCGTCCTCACGGTGCGCCAGCCGGCACAGCGGTGAGGCCCCCGACCATCGCCCGAACCGGTGCGCGCGAGGCGCTCGCCGACGCCCTGGCGCTTTTGCTGTTCGCGGTGCTGGGGGCCCGCTTCCACTCGCTGCCGCTGGCAGCCGACGTGGTGTTGCGCACCGCGCTGCCGCTGTGGGTCACCTGGTTCTTCGCGGCGACGTGGCTGCGGACTTACCGGATGCGAAGCGGGCGCACCTGGCTGGTCAACTGGGCGCTGGCGGTCCCCGCGGGTCTGCTGTTGCGGCAGGTGCTGCTCGGGCGGGGCCTGGACGCGGCGACGGGCGTCTTCGTCGGCGTGGGCACGTTGGCGACGCTTCTGCTCCTCGTCGCGGTCCGCGCCCTCGCCGCCTTGTTCCCTCGCTGACGCGCCCGCGGCGAAGCAGTGACCGCGCCGCCTTCAACGCCGGCGGCCGATACGGGGGGCAGGCGTGTACGGTTCCACGCGTACGCGGGCGTCGACGATCGAAGCCCCCTGTCGGTGCACGATCACCGGGTTGCAGTCCATCTCCGCGATCTGCGGAATGTCCTCCACCAGTGCGCCGACGCGCAGCACCACGTCGCGCAGCGCCGCGAGGTCGTACACCTCCCTGCCCCGATAACCCGTGAGCAGGGGATAGGTCCGCAGGCCCTCGATCATCTCGGAGGCCTCGGCCTCCGTCAGCGGTGCGATCCTAACCGAGACGTCGTGCAGCAGCTCCACCAGCACGCCTCCCGCCCCGCAGGCGACGACCG encodes the following:
- a CDS encoding DinB family protein, which encodes MSPESARIAERVARAYTRAHGLAAVLEGATATEAGWRPVSGQPTIAEIVGEVVDRCAWLTRALAPPAHLAGPPLPTGPLTAQAWEELRTELARAFAACAEAVRGTDVSRWDEPVPGRPDRTWRELVDDLVVDAAHGAGQITVLRRWYATQDLAV
- a CDS encoding prenyltransferase, with product MRRLWWMGLWRLADPKISLASMASILLGAAAAARVGPIDWGWLSLTVGGVFAIEVAKNASGEIVDFDSGADLRVGVRDRSPFSGGKRVLVDGLLTRRQTAAIAAASYLLGAGAGLWVAVAREPRVLWIGLVGVGLAYFYHGAPLRLSYRGLGEIAVGLAYGPLIASGTYLVQRQALDLHVALLSVPLGLLIAAFLWINEFPDFDADLAAGKRTLVVRLGRERAAHVFAAILAAAFAIAASLPATGAPPTVLAGLLGVVPAATAARRLLAAPTHTPRIVPAQAQTLLSFLLYSLGTGVGLLAA
- a CDS encoding DUF3054 family protein gives rise to the protein MRPPTIARTGAREALADALALLLFAVLGARFHSLPLAADVVLRTALPLWVTWFFAATWLRTYRMRSGRTWLVNWALAVPAGLLLRQVLLGRGLDAATGVFVGVGTLATLLLLVAVRALAALFPR
- the ppdK gene encoding pyruvate, phosphate dikinase, with the protein product MNRKWVYAFSEGNAAMRDLLGGKGAGIAEMTRIGLPVPPGFVITTEACNAYYEAGRRFPEGLWEQVAEALRDLEDRIGKRFGDPGNPLLLSVRSGAKFSMPGMMDTVLNLGLNDRITEGLARTTGNARFAYDAYRRLLQLFGKIVLRLPAEPFEQVLEETKQRGGPGRQDTDLGADELREICGRFKAMIRGHSDRPFPDDPWEQLQMAIAAVFDSWMGRRAVDYRRVHRIPDTLGTAVNVQAMVFGNLGPDSATGVAFTRNPATGQPELYGEYLTEAQGEDVVAGTRTPRPLSELAQQMPDVYAELASVAKQLELHYRDVQDVEFTVERGRLWLLQTRAAKRTGAAAVRIAVDMVGEGLIDTQTAVRRVDPSLLIQLLHPTVDDEAKRRAREEGRYLTSGLPASPGAASGRLVFDPDEAQRQSAEGEPVILARMETSPEDFHGMVAARAILTARGGMTSHAAVVARGMGKPCVVGAGALVIEAEAGTMGVDGRTVRVGEWVTVDGTAGEVFVGVLPTREPALAGEFATFMSWADAYRKMGVRANADTPSDARVARAFGAEGIGLCRTEHMFFEGDRIYAMREMIVAATAEERRTALAKIEPLQRQDFSEIFRVMDGFPVTIRTLDPPLHEFLPPDEEAIEETAKRIGVSPEVFRHKVSALREFNPMMGLRGCRLGILYPEITEMQARAIFQAAAACQAEGIRVEPEVMIPLVSDPKELQLQADIVRRVAAEVQQKTGQQIRYRVGTMIEVPRAAVLAGQIAEAAEFFSFGTNDLTQFVFGMSRDDAGRFLPRYLDQKILPEDPFQVLDRDGVGELVRVGTERGRAARADLKVGICGEHGGEPISVRFCHEVGLDYVSCSPYRVPIARLAAAQAALGETARDV
- a CDS encoding universal stress protein — translated: MESPSVQGPHRVERILAPTDFSASAARAARWASVIAGRLGAELVLLHVVEANPSALMGPPSAVVDVYDLLRRDVTDAAHKAMADFAAPFAGARTEIREGSARFEIVQAAAALDADLIVMGTHGRTGLPRIWFGSVAEHVVRHSPIPVMTVRHREGDDRGPSIDHVLAPVDFSDASRAALSWAHLLAGAFGARLTLLHVLEITREALFDLPWEVGSAATGELIQAYLERRARLELDALATEFPGCETVLRADLSCGLAREEILRAGAELGASVIVMGTHGRTGLLRIAFGSVAEHVVRHSPIPVLTVRQPAQR
- a CDS encoding CBS domain-containing protein gives rise to the protein MEARDVMTQEVITLTPDMTVGEAADVLVRYRIHGAPVVGEDGGLIGMVSLVDLVGKPGGTVREIMTPDPISAMEDTPLPELAQTMIDEMVRRVPITRGRRVVGIVSASDIVRAYLGLVDELAKAS
- a CDS encoding FAD-dependent oxidoreductase, which produces MRDGGPKIAVIGGGFGGLEAAFYLRMRLRDRAQITLLSDQDHFLFKPNTIYIPFGLDPDSLKIPLAVPARRKGIEFVQARVRDVDPITRHVYTDGTVISYDFLVLATGAGMRPEEIPGLAEHAETIWTPEDMLRLRSTFEFLARGPAKRQRVLFLVPPNNKCSGPLYEMVFMLDTWLRRVGARDGVQITWATYEQTYIQAFGPRLHEVVSGEFRRRKIDGHTGFVVERVRHGEAFAVDGQRLPFDVLISFPPYVASTPFANLPSDERGFVRTELASRQVVGTPRIYAVGDTGDFPVKQAFLAFLQADAAAEHVAAEILGTQPAVRFDPVSMCVMEQFDKATFAQVPLQVTGVPERPIEVRSEAPHLYRVGSSRVWRLGKKLLGVYLPWRFGAGEPFHAGLAWKWMEAGLKVMSRLLAA